Within the Streptomyces sp. NBC_00554 genome, the region AGCGCGAAGACCGTCCGCTACGGCGACGACGGCACCCTCGTGCACTACGACAAGCTCCTCATCGCGACCGGCGCCGAGCCCCGCCGCCTGGACGTCCCGGGCACGGACCTGGCCGGAGTCCACCACCTGCGCCGGCTCGCCCACGCCGAACGCCTCAAGGGCGTCCTCGCCGCGCTGGGCCGCGACAACGGGCACATCGTGATCGCGGGCGCCGGCTGGATCGGCCTCGAGGTCGCGGCGGCGGCACGCGAGTACGGTGCCGAGGTCACCGTCGTCGAGCCGGAGGGGACCCCGCTGCACGCGGTCCTCGGCCCCGAGCTCGGCCAGCTCTTCGCCGAGCTGCACCGCGAGCACGGCGTCCGCTTCCACTTCGGCGCCCGCCTCACCGAGATCGTCGGCCAGGACGGCATGGTGCTCGCCGCCCGCACCGACGACGGCGAGGAACACCCCGCGCACGACGTGCTCGCCGCGATCGGCGCCGCCCCGCGCACCGCTCTCGCCGAGGCCGCGGGCCTGGAGATGGCCGACCGCGCGCACGGCGGAGGCATCGCCGTCGACGAACGGCTGCGCACCTCCGACCCCGACATCCACGCGGCCGGCGATGTCGCCTCCTTCCACCACACGCTCTTCGACACCCGGCTGCGCGTCGAGCACTGGGCCAACGCCCTCAACGGCGGCCCCGCGGCGGCCCGCGCGATGCTGGGCCGCGAGCTGACGTACGACCGTGTGCCCTATTTCTTCTCCGACCAGTACGACATCGGGCTCGAGTACTCGGGCTGGGCGCCCCCGGGGACGTACGACCAAGTGGTGATCCGTGGAGACGCCGGCAAGCGGGAGTTCATCGCCTTCTGGGTGAAGGAGGGACGGGTGCTGGCCGGGATGAACGTGAATGTGTGGGACGTCACGGAGCCCATCCAGCAGCTGATCCGATCCCGGGCCCAGGTGGACACCGAGGCGCTCGCCGACCCGCACGTTCCGCTGGACAGTCTGGTCCCGTGACCGACGGCGGCGCTCGACTGTCACACCGTCCCCGTAGAATTCACGCGTGGCCGGAAGGATCAACGACGAGGACGTGAAGGCGGTTCGGGACGCGGTCCCGATCGACGCCGTGGTGTCCGAGTACCTCCAGCTGCGCAACGCGGGCGGCGGAAACCTGAAAGGTCTCTGCCCCTTCCACGACGAGAAGTCCCCGTCCTTCCAGGTCAGCCCGAGCAAGGGGCTGTTCCACTGCTTCGGCTGCCAGGAAGGCGGCGACACCATCACATTCGTGATGAAGGTCGACCACCTCACCTTCTCCGAGTCGGTCGAGCGCCTCGCCGCCCAGGCAGGCATCACGCTGCGCTACGAGGAGGGCGGGTACAACCCCGCCAACCAGCGCGGCGAGCGCATCCGCCTGGTCGAGGCCCACAAGGCCGCCGCGCAGTTCTACATCGAACAGCTCGACACCAGCTCCGAGGCCGACACCGGCCGCAAATTCCTCGCGGAGCGCGGTTTCGACCAGTCGGCCGCCGCCCATTTCGGAGTCGGCTACAGCCCTCAGGGCTGGGACCACCTCACCCGCTACCTCCGCGGCAAGGGCTTCACCGACAAGGAACTCCTCCTCTCCGGCCTCTCCCAGGAAGGCCGCCGCGGCCCCATCGACCGCTTCCGCGGCCGTTTGATGTGGCCGATCCGCGACATCGGCGGCGAGGTCGTCGGCTTCGGCGCGAGGAAGCTCTACGAGTCGGACAACGGCCCGAAGTACCTGAACACGCCCGACACGGCGATCTACCGCAAATCCCAGGTCCTGTACGGCATCGACCTCGCCAAGAAGGACATCGCCAAGGCCAGCAGGGCGGTCGTCGTCGAGGGCTACACCGACGTCATGGCCTGCCATCTGGCCGGCGTCACCACGGCGATCGCGACCTGCGGCACGGCGTTCGGCACCGACCACATCAAGATCCTCCGCCGGTTGCTGATGGACAACGGCTCCGCGCGCGTGATCTTCACCTTCGACGGCGACGCGGCCGGTCAGAAGGCCGCCCTGCGCGCCTTCGAGGACGACCAGAAGTTCGCCGCCGAGACGTACATCGCGATCGCCCCGGACGGCATGGACCCCTGCGAGCTGCGCCTCGCGAAGGGCGACGCGGCAGTCGCCGACCTGGCCGAACCCCGCACCCCGCTCTTCGAGTTCGCCCTGCGCCAGATCATCCTGCGGTACGACCTGGAGACCCCGGCCGGGCGCGCGGCCGCCCTCGACGAGGCGGCACCCATCGTCGCCCGCATCAAGAACAGCGGCGCCCA harbors:
- the dnaG gene encoding DNA primase, producing MAGRINDEDVKAVRDAVPIDAVVSEYLQLRNAGGGNLKGLCPFHDEKSPSFQVSPSKGLFHCFGCQEGGDTITFVMKVDHLTFSESVERLAAQAGITLRYEEGGYNPANQRGERIRLVEAHKAAAQFYIEQLDTSSEADTGRKFLAERGFDQSAAAHFGVGYSPQGWDHLTRYLRGKGFTDKELLLSGLSQEGRRGPIDRFRGRLMWPIRDIGGEVVGFGARKLYESDNGPKYLNTPDTAIYRKSQVLYGIDLAKKDIAKASRAVVVEGYTDVMACHLAGVTTAIATCGTAFGTDHIKILRRLLMDNGSARVIFTFDGDAAGQKAALRAFEDDQKFAAETYIAIAPDGMDPCELRLAKGDAAVADLAEPRTPLFEFALRQIILRYDLETPAGRAAALDEAAPIVARIKNSGAQHEVAVQLAGMLGILDTQFVVKRVAQLARWSRDRGGKGPAPSQQRTQQAYGTTTQAPNGGGPALTLRNPVFATERELLKLALQRPELVSPAFDAYGIDEFTAPPYAAVRQVIMEAGGSEFGVQDPQEYLVRVREAAPDDAARAMVTELAVEAIMRKTVDETYAGDQLVMVRRRAVDRRIRDVQGSLSRLSAHGDPAQLAAVQNELWVLQQYEQALRERGAEAL
- a CDS encoding NAD(P)/FAD-dependent oxidoreductase, yielding MVDADQTFVIVGGGLAGAKAAETLRAEGFTGRVILICDERDHPYERPPLSKGYLLGKEERDSVFVHEPAWYAANDIELHLGQTVDAIDRSAKTVRYGDDGTLVHYDKLLIATGAEPRRLDVPGTDLAGVHHLRRLAHAERLKGVLAALGRDNGHIVIAGAGWIGLEVAAAAREYGAEVTVVEPEGTPLHAVLGPELGQLFAELHREHGVRFHFGARLTEIVGQDGMVLAARTDDGEEHPAHDVLAAIGAAPRTALAEAAGLEMADRAHGGGIAVDERLRTSDPDIHAAGDVASFHHTLFDTRLRVEHWANALNGGPAAARAMLGRELTYDRVPYFFSDQYDIGLEYSGWAPPGTYDQVVIRGDAGKREFIAFWVKEGRVLAGMNVNVWDVTEPIQQLIRSRAQVDTEALADPHVPLDSLVP